One window from the genome of Deltaproteobacteria bacterium encodes:
- a CDS encoding DUF4143 domain-containing protein: MKSPKIYVRDTGLLHALLGIPFSKRALLAHPKAGASFETFSIEQILLHAHLRDPGVQAFFYRTHTGAEVDLILCLRDAIIPIEIKLGVSVPDLRGLETCMRDLGLARGYVVNLAAEPIQIRRGVWMGGLAHLLEELGLAR, encoded by the coding sequence GTGAAGAGCCCGAAGATCTACGTGCGGGACACCGGCTTGTTGCACGCGCTGCTGGGCATCCCCTTTTCGAAGAGAGCACTGCTCGCCCATCCGAAAGCCGGCGCCAGCTTCGAAACGTTCAGCATCGAGCAAATCCTCTTGCATGCCCACCTTCGTGACCCCGGAGTGCAGGCGTTCTTCTACCGCACCCACACGGGGGCGGAGGTGGACCTGATCCTTTGCCTGCGCGACGCGATCATCCCGATCGAGATCAAGCTGGGCGTCTCCGTCCCCGACCTACGCGGTTTGGAGACCTGCATGCGCGACCTCGGCCTGGCGCGCGGATACGTGGTCAACCTCGCCGCCGAGCCGATCCAGATCCGGCGCGGCGTGTGGATGGGTGGCTTGGCCCACCTGCTGGAGGAACTCGGACTTGCCCGCTGA
- a CDS encoding ATP-binding protein, which yields MARIAEGRVRALSRRFPALASLGARQIGKSTLAHLAFPDYTYADLEDPNDFARVSGDPQFFISHAPRLVIDEAQRLPGLVPVLRSLLDREPRRRVVLLGSASPGLLKGVSESLTGRVGVFELAGISVAEHDAESLWIQGAFPRIHWGRPRARPEEWYPSYLRTTLEQDIPQLGFRISSLRLRTLLTMVAHAQGGICNLSELGGSLGVNYHSVAHFLDIFEGTFPIRRLAPYAASSVSAW from the coding sequence ATGGCGCGTATAGCCGAGGGTCGGGTCCGCGCACTGAGCCGGCGGTTCCCGGCCCTGGCGAGCCTCGGGGCGCGGCAGATCGGCAAGTCGACGCTTGCCCATCTCGCCTTCCCCGACTACACGTACGCGGACCTCGAGGATCCGAACGACTTCGCCCGCGTCAGCGGCGACCCGCAGTTCTTCATCTCCCACGCCCCTCGGTTGGTCATCGACGAGGCGCAACGCTTGCCGGGTCTCGTCCCGGTCCTTCGCAGCCTCCTCGACCGCGAGCCGCGCCGGCGGGTCGTACTGCTTGGATCTGCCTCGCCAGGCTTGTTGAAGGGTGTCTCCGAGTCGCTCACCGGGCGGGTTGGTGTTTTTGAGCTCGCAGGGATCTCGGTTGCTGAGCACGACGCGGAGAGCTTGTGGATTCAAGGCGCCTTTCCCCGCATCCACTGGGGTCGGCCACGGGCCCGGCCCGAGGAGTGGTATCCATCCTATCTTCGCACGACCTTGGAGCAGGACATCCCACAGCTCGGCTTTCGGATCTCCAGCCTGCGGCTTCGCACGCTCCTGACCATGGTGGCGCACGCGCAGGGCGGAATCTGCAACCTCTCCGAGTTGGGCGGCTCTCTGGGTGTCAACTACCACTCGGTGGCGCACTTCCTCGACATCTTCGAGGGCACGTTCCCGATCCGCCGCCTCGCGCCGTACGCGGCGTCATCCGTAAGCGCTTGGTGA